The following coding sequences are from one Rathayibacter sp. SW19 window:
- a CDS encoding Gfo/Idh/MocA family oxidoreductase, giving the protein MSSTRIGVAIVGCGAIGQVHTAIASGLDSIEIVAVVDAVGAATARLADKLAREGFRRPQECESLEVALALHEVDLVVLTTPSGLHIDQANAALDARRHVIIEKPLDVNLVRARALTDRAQMVKDHGLVVSVISQHRFDTASRLIAQALASQAFGRITSAIASTAWWRPQSYYDSAPWRGTWQMDGGGALMNQSVHNVDLLLSFMGHPTEVSGHTALLAHERIQVEDSATATISFESGAVAAVHATTAAYPGLSTRLQLMGTLGSAVIEDDELAYYHAAAKAGTNVGPMGLRVAQGNHAAEILATTAEPEYRLGLPLPAATDAGQYRLDPASHHRQYQDVVRAIQTGEAPQVTIQDAFNALALVQSVYISATLHRPILFDDVLAGRHDHVDTRTLGA; this is encoded by the coding sequence ATGAGCTCGACGAGGATCGGCGTAGCAATCGTGGGGTGCGGCGCGATTGGACAGGTGCATACCGCAATCGCCTCCGGTCTCGATTCAATCGAGATCGTCGCCGTCGTGGACGCCGTGGGTGCGGCCACGGCCCGGTTAGCCGACAAGCTGGCGAGGGAGGGGTTCCGTCGCCCACAAGAATGCGAGTCCTTGGAAGTAGCGCTAGCCCTCCACGAGGTCGACCTCGTCGTGCTGACAACGCCCAGCGGACTACACATCGATCAAGCAAACGCCGCGCTCGATGCGCGGCGGCACGTCATCATCGAAAAGCCCCTGGACGTCAACCTGGTCAGAGCCCGGGCGCTCACTGACCGGGCCCAAATGGTCAAAGATCACGGTCTGGTCGTCAGCGTCATCAGTCAGCATCGCTTCGACACAGCAAGCCGTCTCATCGCCCAAGCGTTAGCGAGCCAAGCTTTCGGCCGGATCACCAGCGCGATAGCATCCACCGCCTGGTGGCGCCCCCAGAGTTACTACGACTCCGCGCCATGGCGCGGCACCTGGCAAATGGACGGGGGCGGAGCCCTCATGAACCAAAGCGTTCACAACGTCGATCTACTCCTATCATTCATGGGACACCCCACCGAAGTGTCCGGTCACACCGCTCTCCTCGCCCATGAGCGGATACAAGTCGAAGATTCCGCCACCGCCACAATCAGCTTCGAATCGGGCGCCGTGGCCGCAGTACACGCAACAACGGCCGCCTATCCGGGACTCTCGACCCGCCTCCAGCTGATGGGAACCCTCGGCTCCGCCGTAATAGAAGACGACGAACTGGCCTACTACCACGCTGCCGCGAAAGCCGGGACCAATGTCGGACCCATGGGGCTTCGCGTGGCACAGGGAAACCATGCGGCCGAGATCCTCGCAACGACGGCTGAGCCAGAATACCGCCTTGGATTGCCTCTTCCAGCCGCGACCGACGCCGGTCAGTACCGCCTCGATCCAGCAAGCCATCACCGCCAGTACCAAGATGTCGTCCGCGCGATCCAGACAGGTGAGGCCCCCCAGGTCACCATTCAAGACGCTTTCAATGCATTAGCGCTCGTGCAATCTGTCTACATTTCCGCAACCCTCCACCGACCGATACTCTTCGACGACGTCCTCGCAGGCAGACACGACCACGTCGACACGCGAACGTTGGGCGCCTAA
- a CDS encoding shikimate dehydrogenase family protein has product MISGRTTLIVHLGYPTDTFTSPSICNPWFEKNGFDAAVVPMSAKGEGYPDLFRSLFTLTNLRGALVTMPHKVTTMELVDEVCPAAAIAGATNAVVKREDGSLLADQFDGAGFVRAIVKKGFDPGGKRVMIIGAGGVGSAIAASLAGAQVSEIGLLNRHSAPAEALSQRLGIYYPGVKTGLGSKDLRGYDLIVNATSLGTHEGDPLPVDLDSVDSGAHVADVVNKTEITPFLAAARDRGCMIQNGSDMLFEMVPAYLAFFGFEGATSEDLR; this is encoded by the coding sequence ATGATCAGCGGGAGGACTACGCTGATAGTGCACCTGGGTTACCCAACGGACACTTTCACTTCGCCCTCAATATGCAATCCCTGGTTTGAGAAAAACGGTTTCGATGCGGCAGTCGTTCCGATGTCGGCCAAGGGAGAAGGTTATCCGGACCTCTTCCGATCCTTGTTCACCCTGACCAATCTCCGCGGGGCACTCGTCACGATGCCCCACAAGGTCACTACTATGGAGCTTGTTGACGAAGTCTGCCCCGCAGCGGCGATCGCTGGTGCCACTAACGCCGTAGTGAAGCGTGAAGACGGCTCACTGCTGGCTGACCAGTTCGACGGTGCCGGCTTTGTCCGCGCGATTGTCAAAAAGGGATTCGACCCCGGAGGCAAGCGCGTGATGATCATTGGCGCGGGCGGAGTAGGTTCAGCCATCGCCGCGTCTTTGGCGGGGGCGCAGGTTAGTGAGATCGGACTCCTCAATCGTCACAGCGCTCCCGCAGAGGCTCTTTCACAGCGTCTTGGAATCTATTACCCGGGTGTGAAGACTGGTCTTGGGTCGAAAGACCTTCGAGGGTATGACCTGATCGTGAACGCGACCTCCTTGGGCACGCATGAGGGCGACCCGCTGCCTGTCGACCTCGACAGCGTCGACAGCGGGGCCCACGTTGCAGATGTGGTCAACAAGACTGAAATCACCCCATTCTTGGCCGCAGCACGCGATAGGGGCTGCATGATTCAAAACGGTAGCGACATGTTGTTCGAGATGGTCCCGGCCTACCTTGCCTTTTTCGGATTCGAAGGTGCCACATCGGAGGACCTCCGCTAG